Part of the Arachis hypogaea cultivar Tifrunner chromosome 6, arahy.Tifrunner.gnm2.J5K5, whole genome shotgun sequence genome, CCGCCGACCACAGTGACGGCGTCGATGGCAGCGGGTGGATTCGGTTCGGTGGCCTGATCAAAACCCTAACCTCCAAATCCGAATCGATAATCGAGACGTACCGCCGGGACCTCCAAGAATTCGGCACGGGACTCAAGAAGGAGATCGAGGTCGCCCATGGCTCCCTCGAGACGGTGGGCCAGGCCATCGATCAGTTGGGATCTACTGTTGTCAAAGGAACGGCCCAGATCATCTCCCAAGGTAAGGAAGCAATCCTAGCCGCCGATCTCGATTCCGATAACAATAGCAACAAAAGCACTAAAAGCCCTAGCAAAGATGGTAGTAGCTCGAATTTGAAAGGGTATAGTAGGTTTGAAGCTCAGATTCGTGCTATTCAGGGTGATGCTAGCACTTACACTGATGAGCCTGAGGATTTGGAAGAGTATGGAAAATGGAAATCAGGGTTTTCGTTGGAAGGGAAGGATAAGGAATTGGAGGGTTTGCTTATTGAGAATGAGGCTATGGAGAGTATTTACAAGAGGCTTGTTCCGAATAGCGTGGATAACGAGAGTTTCTGGTTAAGGTATTTCTATAAGGTGTATAAGCTGAAGAAAGCTGAGGATGTGAGGGCTAGACTTGTGACGACAATGTCAAGGGAAGAGGAGGATTTGAGTTGGGATGTAACAGATGTtgaagataatgatgatgatgatgaggaggaggaggaggaggaggaggagggagaagagAATGTGGGTCATGGTAAATCAAAGGGTGTGATTGATAAGGAGGTTAGTAGTGAAACTTTGGCAATTGAGGGGAATTCTGACTTGCAAGGTGGTAACTTTGGTGAAAAGGGTGTGGTCGAAACAAAGAAATTGAGTGTGGAAGTGGGGGGAAATTCTTCTCAGGAGGAGTCCAAGGTGGAAAAGGGAAATAGTTCATTGCAAAGTGAAAGTAAGGAACATGGCAATGATTCTGTTGGGGAAACTAAAGTTGAGAGTTCAGTGATTGCTCAAAAGGCGGATGATGGAAGCAACTCATGCAAGGAAGTCGTGAAGGAAGTGGTTGAATCTGGGAAGAATAGTGATTATGCAGCTGGTTCTGATGAGAAAGTGATAGTGGAAACAaaagttgatgatggaaaaactTCGGTGGTTGAGGCAAGTAAGAGCCCGGCACACGAGGAAGAGGAGGATCTCGGTTGGGATGAGATTGAGGATCTCAGTAGTATTGATGAAAAGAAGACAAGTCCGCCTCGGAGTGGAAGCCCAAGCAAAGTTGATGTGCGGAAGCGGCTGAgtgttgcagaggaagaagaagacttGAGTTGGGAcattgaagatgatgatgatgatgctgttaAGTCTTGAGACACTTGATGCTCACTGATCTAAGTTCTGGTGAGAGGCATAATTATGTaagtgtgattatgattattcttTGATAAGTGAAATTAAAttagcattttctttgttttactTATGTATAAATTGATTTAGAAATAGTGGTGTCATTTGTTTTGTCCTTCTTGTATGAAAAGCAATTGTTTCTATATAGATTATCTTGTCTTTTTAA contains:
- the LOC112696168 gene encoding uncharacterized protein gives rise to the protein MNFFKSILSDDPDPPGSESESDNAPHPQNATDPDPFSSDAATATADHSDGVDGSGWIRFGGLIKTLTSKSESIIETYRRDLQEFGTGLKKEIEVAHGSLETVGQAIDQLGSTVVKGTAQIISQGKEAILAADLDSDNNSNKSTKSPSKDGSSSNLKGYSRFEAQIRAIQGDASTYTDEPEDLEEYGKWKSGFSLEGKDKELEGLLIENEAMESIYKRLVPNSVDNESFWLRYFYKVYKLKKAEDVRARLVTTMSREEEDLSWDVTDVEDNDDDDEEEEEEEEEGEENVGHGKSKGVIDKEVSSETLAIEGNSDLQGGNFGEKGVVETKKLSVEVGGNSSQEESKVEKGNSSLQSESKEHGNDSVGETKVESSVIAQKADDGSNSCKEVVKEVVESGKNSDYAAGSDEKVIVETKVDDGKTSVVEASKSPAHEEEEDLGWDEIEDLSSIDEKKTSPPRSGSPSKVDVRKRLSVAEEEEDLSWDIEDDDDDAVKS